The Campylobacter sp. CN_NE2 genome contains a region encoding:
- a CDS encoding tautomerase family protein, which translates to MPLIKVRLAKPAPSKEVQDKVAAEIAEVFVRNLGKNPARIVINFEYDEKENFYIGDAIKKEDK; encoded by the coding sequence ATGCCGTTAATTAAAGTAAGATTAGCTAAACCTGCACCGTCAAAAGAAGTTCAAGACAAAGTCGCAGCCGAAATCGCAGAAGTTTTTGTGCGAAATTTAGGAAAAAATCCTGCAAGAATAGTTATAAATTTCGAGTATGACGAAAAAGAAAATTTCTATATCGGAGATGCAATCAAAAAAGAAGATAAGTAA
- a CDS encoding branched-chain amino acid transaminase, translating to MNEAKFIWMDGKLVAWKDATVHVLTHSLHYGNAVFEGVRAYQTKKGPAIFRLKEHTKRLFASAKSCLIDIPFTAEELEKAHIEVIKANDFKETIYIRPLAFLGYGKMGVAVKGCPVNVIVAAWEWGAYMGEEALRKGTKVKISSWMKPAPFSMMAKAKASANYFNSQMANFEATEAGYDEALLLDPQGFVAEGPGECFFIVKDGVIITPPNDTSLESITQATVIEIAEDLGYKVERRRITRDECYNADEAFFTGTAAEVTPISNIDGRIIGKGEMGEITSKLQKAYFAVVMGENPKFEKYLTYVN from the coding sequence ATGAACGAAGCTAAATTTATTTGGATGGACGGAAAATTGGTCGCTTGGAAAGACGCCACCGTGCATGTTTTAACTCACTCTTTGCATTATGGAAACGCGGTTTTTGAAGGTGTTAGAGCGTATCAAACTAAAAAAGGTCCTGCGATTTTTAGACTTAAAGAACACACAAAAAGACTTTTTGCTTCTGCAAAATCTTGCTTAATCGATATTCCTTTTACAGCCGAAGAGCTTGAAAAAGCACATATCGAAGTTATCAAAGCAAACGATTTTAAAGAAACTATTTATATTCGCCCGTTAGCATTTTTGGGTTACGGCAAAATGGGCGTTGCGGTTAAAGGCTGCCCTGTAAATGTCATCGTAGCAGCATGGGAATGGGGTGCGTATATGGGCGAAGAAGCACTTCGCAAAGGCACAAAGGTAAAAATCAGCTCGTGGATGAAACCTGCGCCGTTTTCGATGATGGCAAAAGCAAAAGCAAGTGCAAACTATTTCAACTCGCAAATGGCAAATTTTGAAGCCACAGAAGCAGGTTATGATGAAGCGTTACTTTTAGATCCGCAAGGATTTGTAGCTGAGGGCCCTGGTGAGTGCTTTTTTATCGTTAAAGACGGCGTTATCATAACTCCGCCAAATGATACAAGCCTAGAAAGCATCACACAAGCGACAGTTATCGAAATCGCCGAAGATTTGGGCTATAAAGTTGAGCGAAGACGCATTACAAGAGATGAGTGCTACAACGCAGATGAAGCATTTTTTACAGGAACGGCAGCAGAAGTTACCCCAATTAGCAACATTGACGGCAGAATCATAGGCAAAGGCGAAATGGGCGAAATCACAAGCAAGTTGCAAAAAGCATATTTTGCCGTAGTTATGGGCGAAAATCCTAAATTTGAAAAATATCTAACTTATGTAAATTAA
- a CDS encoding SPFH domain-containing protein: MPADLNDYFNKRGSNGGGNGGGENRNFNFKTPNLPNFSKFSGLLYVIIGIIAVLIIAKPFVTIQSGEVGIKANLGKFDKDPLGAGLHFFLPFIQQVFVVDTRVRIINYTNTEDMNSALAKGASGGIIKKNSLSVLDSRNLPVSIDITVQYKLNEDTVPNTIAQWGFAWEDKMIDPVVKDVVRSVIGNYTAEELPTKRDEIAKLIDDGIRKNIEGLQNKPVDLRAVQLREIILPAKVKEQIERVQIAKQEAERTKYEVERANQEALKKAALAKGNADAVKIEAQGKADAVKIEADAQAYANKEIAKSLDNNLLNLKQIETQAKFNEALRENNDAQIFLTPGGAVPNIWVDTKNKQRQTVIDETQK, translated from the coding sequence ATGCCAGCAGATTTAAATGATTATTTTAACAAACGCGGTTCAAACGGCGGCGGCAACGGCGGCGGAGAAAATCGAAATTTTAATTTCAAAACACCAAATTTGCCGAATTTTAGCAAATTTTCAGGGCTTTTATATGTCATAATCGGCATTATTGCTGTTTTGATAATCGCAAAACCTTTCGTAACAATCCAATCAGGCGAAGTCGGAATCAAAGCAAATTTGGGTAAATTTGATAAAGATCCGCTTGGTGCGGGACTTCACTTTTTCTTGCCGTTTATCCAGCAAGTTTTCGTGGTCGATACGCGCGTTAGAATCATCAACTACACAAACACGGAAGATATGAACTCGGCACTCGCAAAAGGCGCAAGCGGCGGCATTATAAAGAAAAATTCGCTCTCGGTTTTGGATTCAAGAAACCTGCCGGTTAGCATTGACATCACCGTTCAATACAAACTAAATGAAGACACCGTGCCAAATACTATCGCTCAATGGGGCTTTGCGTGGGAAGATAAGATGATAGATCCGGTAGTTAAAGATGTCGTGCGAAGCGTCATCGGTAACTACACGGCAGAAGAGCTACCGACCAAACGCGATGAAATCGCAAAACTCATTGATGACGGAATTCGAAAAAATATCGAAGGTTTGCAAAACAAGCCTGTTGATTTAAGGGCGGTTCAGTTGCGTGAAATCATACTTCCTGCAAAGGTAAAAGAGCAGATTGAGCGCGTTCAAATCGCAAAACAAGAAGCCGAGCGAACCAAATACGAAGTTGAAAGGGCTAACCAAGAAGCGCTTAAAAAAGCTGCCCTTGCCAAAGGTAATGCAGACGCCGTTAAAATCGAAGCACAAGGTAAAGCAGATGCCGTTAAAATCGAAGCTGACGCACAAGCGTATGCGAACAAAGAAATCGCAAAAAGCTTGGATAATAATTTGTTAAATTTAAAACAAATCGAAACTCAGGCTAAATTTAACGAAGCTTTGCGTGAAAACAACGACGCCCAAATTTTCTTAACTCCGGGCGGAGCTGTGCCAAATATCTGGGTCGATACAAAAAATAAACAACGACAAACCGTTATCGACGAAACGCAAAAATAA
- the trxB gene encoding thioredoxin-disulfide reductase produces MLDLAIIGGGPAGLAAGLYATRGGLKSVVMFELGMPGGQITSSSEMENYPGVATVTDGMSFMAPWQEQCFRFGLKHEMVKVERISKDDDENFTIYLEGGKSERAKAVIVATGSTPRRANVKGEDEFFGRGVSTCATCDGFFYKNKEVAVLGGGNTALEEALYLTNICSKVYLVHRRDEFRAAPVTVQKVKESEKIELITNALIDEICGDNMGVTGVKVSLKDGSQREIKVPGIFVFVGLDVRNSVLKDENGNFICETLPSGQVKVNLKMQTSVEGLFAAGDLRQDAPKQVVCAAADGATAALGVLSYLEEKR; encoded by the coding sequence ATGTTAGATTTAGCGATTATCGGCGGGGGTCCAGCAGGGCTTGCGGCAGGACTTTATGCAACCAGAGGCGGATTAAAAAGCGTTGTAATGTTTGAACTTGGAATGCCTGGCGGTCAAATCACAAGTAGCTCGGAAATGGAAAACTATCCGGGCGTTGCGACGGTAACAGACGGAATGAGCTTTATGGCGCCGTGGCAAGAACAATGTTTTAGATTTGGTCTAAAACACGAAATGGTAAAAGTAGAGCGAATTTCAAAAGATGATGATGAAAATTTTACGATTTATTTAGAAGGCGGAAAATCTGAGCGCGCAAAAGCCGTCATCGTCGCTACGGGCTCGACTCCGCGTCGTGCAAATGTAAAAGGCGAAGATGAATTTTTTGGCAGGGGCGTAAGCACTTGTGCGACTTGCGACGGATTTTTTTACAAAAATAAAGAAGTCGCCGTGCTTGGTGGCGGAAATACTGCACTTGAAGAAGCGCTTTATCTTACAAACATTTGCTCAAAAGTTTATTTGGTGCATAGAAGAGACGAATTTAGGGCTGCTCCCGTTACCGTGCAAAAGGTAAAAGAAAGCGAAAAAATCGAGCTAATCACAAATGCGCTCATAGATGAAATTTGTGGCGATAATATGGGCGTAACAGGCGTAAAAGTCAGCCTAAAAGACGGAAGCCAAAGAGAAATAAAAGTTCCTGGAATTTTCGTTTTTGTGGGGCTTGATGTGCGAAATTCGGTCTTAAAAGATGAAAATGGAAACTTTATCTGCGAAACCTTGCCAAGCGGCCAAGTAAAAGTAAATTTAAAAATGCAAACAAGCGTAGAAGGGCTTTTTGCAGCAGGCGATCTTCGTCAAGATGCTCCAAAACAAGTAGTTTGTGCAGCAGCCGACGGCGCAACAGCAGCTCTTGGTGTGCTTAGTTATTTAGAAGAAAAACGCTAA
- the trxA gene encoding thioredoxin produces the protein MGKYIELTSENFDVAKEGVALVDFWAPWCGPCRMLAPVIDELAEEFDGKAKICKVNTDDDNAQSLAVEFGIRSIPTMLFFKDGEVVAQLVGAQSKQVIADKINSLL, from the coding sequence ATGGGAAAATACATAGAACTAACATCTGAAAATTTCGATGTGGCAAAAGAAGGCGTTGCGCTTGTAGATTTTTGGGCGCCATGGTGCGGACCGTGCAGAATGCTAGCACCGGTTATTGATGAGTTAGCAGAAGAATTCGACGGCAAAGCAAAAATTTGCAAAGTAAATACAGACGATGACAATGCCCAAAGCTTGGCAGTCGAGTTTGGAATTCGCTCTATTCCTACAATGCTATTTTTCAAAGACGGCGAAGTTGTAGCTCAACTAGTCGGCGCACAATCAAAACAAGTAATTGCAGATAAAATCAATTCACTTCTATAA
- a CDS encoding NAD(P)H-dependent glycerol-3-phosphate dehydrogenase, whose protein sequence is MKIAIVGAGKWGSALYNALSEKNSCVITSRTPRNIPNFVSIDEALDCEMIVLVIAAQQTASWLETNFVNKNQKILVASKGIDAKSGKFLNEIFEKHIDKQNLAYLSGPSFASEVIQKLPCAVVINSTNKSVANEFANLFPDYMKTYTSNDVIGAEVCGAYKNVIAIASGICDGLKLGNNARASLIARGLVEITRFGKFFGAQDETFIGLSGVGDLFLTASSELSRNYRVGLGLAQGKSKSEILSELGEVAEGVFTAEAIVNIAKTNQIYTPIANEVFAILNGKNVKISLSDLLKKK, encoded by the coding sequence ATGAAAATAGCAATCGTCGGTGCAGGGAAGTGGGGAAGTGCGTTATATAACGCATTAAGTGAAAAAAATAGCTGTGTTATCACTTCAAGAACGCCTAGAAATATCCCAAATTTTGTTAGTATCGATGAAGCATTAGATTGCGAAATGATTGTTTTGGTTATCGCAGCTCAACAAACCGCTTCGTGGCTAGAAACAAATTTTGTAAATAAAAATCAAAAAATTCTTGTTGCCTCCAAAGGAATCGACGCAAAAAGCGGTAAATTTTTAAATGAAATTTTTGAAAAACATATTGATAAACAAAATTTAGCCTATCTTTCGGGTCCTTCATTTGCCAGTGAAGTTATACAAAAGCTCCCGTGCGCTGTCGTCATAAATTCCACAAACAAAAGCGTCGCAAACGAATTTGCAAATTTATTTCCTGATTATATGAAAACTTACACTTCTAACGATGTCATAGGTGCAGAAGTTTGTGGCGCGTATAAAAATGTAATCGCCATTGCTAGTGGAATTTGCGATGGACTAAAACTTGGAAATAACGCAAGAGCAAGTCTTATCGCAAGAGGATTAGTTGAAATCACCCGTTTTGGCAAATTTTTTGGCGCACAAGATGAGACATTTATCGGGCTTAGTGGCGTCGGGGATCTATTTTTAACTGCTTCTAGCGAACTTTCGCGTAATTACCGCGTGGGACTTGGCTTAGCACAAGGAAAGAGCAAAAGCGAAATTTTAAGCGAACTTGGCGAAGTAGCCGAGGGCGTTTTTACGGCAGAAGCGATTGTAAATATCGCTAAAACTAATCAAATTTATACGCCGATTGCGAACGAAGTTTTTGCCATTTTAAATGGAAAAAATGTCAAAATCAGCCTTAGTGATTTATTAAAAAAGAAGTAA
- a CDS encoding AI-2E family transporter — translation MRAQMVLISVACVIIILAGLKAASSVVVPFLLAIFIAATVSPLVLYIQKFGIPRLIAFCVVTAFFIGILIFFGDIVFNAVKGFTAQLPELQSKFSEFNEALINKINSYEIIELDGNSVGFDINLIINQTTAVLKKTGTLLSMGFFVFIMVAFMVFESKEIKEKIEYFSSKNEQAGIFAENFTTNLKKYLLIKTIASVTTGLLIGLLLWVLGVPYAALWGICAFILNYIPTIGSIMAAIPTLFVTLSTMSVGVSVWVVGIYLFVNVLIGNIIEPRFMGKGLGLSVVVVLVSLLLWGFVFGIGGMFLAIPLTMSLQIALNSNPKTKFLAVLLSNKINNENSVELANSANSQEKRA, via the coding sequence TTGAGAGCTCAAATGGTTTTAATCTCGGTTGCGTGTGTAATCATCATTTTAGCAGGTCTTAAAGCGGCTTCAAGCGTGGTTGTACCATTTTTACTGGCAATTTTTATCGCTGCAACCGTTTCTCCTTTGGTGCTTTATATACAAAAATTTGGAATTCCAAGACTTATCGCATTTTGCGTTGTTACGGCGTTTTTTATAGGAATTTTGATATTTTTTGGCGACATTGTTTTTAATGCCGTAAAAGGCTTTACAGCACAACTCCCGGAACTCCAAAGCAAATTTAGCGAATTTAATGAAGCATTGATAAATAAGATAAATTCATACGAAATCATAGAGCTTGACGGAAACAGCGTAGGTTTTGATATAAATTTAATCATAAATCAAACAACGGCCGTGCTGAAAAAAACAGGGACGCTTCTTTCTATGGGCTTTTTTGTTTTTATAATGGTTGCATTTATGGTTTTTGAAAGCAAGGAAATAAAAGAAAAAATCGAGTATTTTTCAAGCAAAAATGAACAAGCAGGAATTTTTGCCGAAAATTTTACGACAAATTTGAAAAAATATCTACTTATAAAAACGATTGCTTCTGTTACAACAGGGCTTTTGATTGGACTTTTGCTTTGGGTTTTAGGTGTTCCTTATGCTGCACTTTGGGGAATATGTGCCTTTATATTAAATTATATTCCGACAATCGGCTCGATAATGGCGGCAATCCCAACGCTTTTTGTAACGCTAAGCACGATGAGCGTGGGTGTTTCGGTGTGGGTTGTTGGAATTTATCTTTTTGTGAATGTCCTAATCGGCAACATAATCGAACCAAGATTTATGGGAAAAGGGCTTGGGCTTTCGGTTGTAGTTGTTTTAGTAAGTTTGCTACTTTGGGGTTTTGTTTTTGGAATCGGCGGAATGTTTTTGGCAATCCCGCTAACAATGAGCTTACAAATCGCTCTAAATTCAAATCCAAAAACAAAATTTTTAGCTGTTTTGCTAAGCAATAAAATAAATAATGAAAATAGCGTTGAATTGGCAAATTCAGCAAATTCGCAAGAAAAAAGGGCTTAA
- a CDS encoding NAD(P)H-quinone oxidoreductase subunit 3 translates to MSRMLFAHPYFGAFFMLILSFVIFGLIVKLSSIIGNKFANQNDERLKSAIYESGPESVKQPNQMNSNFFMVAVLFILFDVEIIFMFPWAVDFKILGIFGLVEMVLFIVLLTIGFVYAWKKGALDWQSIR, encoded by the coding sequence ATGTCTAGAATGTTATTTGCTCACCCATATTTTGGTGCATTTTTTATGCTTATTTTAAGCTTTGTGATTTTTGGATTAATTGTAAAATTATCATCAATCATCGGCAATAAATTTGCAAACCAAAACGATGAGCGACTAAAATCGGCGATTTACGAAAGCGGTCCGGAAAGTGTAAAACAGCCAAATCAGATGAATTCGAACTTTTTTATGGTTGCCGTGCTGTTTATTTTATTTGATGTTGAGATTATTTTTATGTTTCCGTGGGCTGTGGATTTTAAAATTTTAGGTATTTTTGGGCTTGTTGAAATGGTATTATTTATCGTGCTTTTAACGATTGGTTTTGTTTATGCATGGAAAAAGGGAGCGTTAGATTGGCAGAGCATAAGATAG
- a CDS encoding NuoB/complex I 20 kDa subunit family protein, with protein MEKGSVRLAEHKIDFRRENGLPVVLTTVDKLVQWGRSNSLWAMTYGLACCAIEMMASGASRYDFDRFGTIFRASPKQSEVMIISGTLTKKHAEFARRLYDAMPEPKWVISMGSCANTGGMFNTYSVVQGCDRVIPVDIYLPGCAPRPETLQYALMILQKKIRSEKANRKQKAKRLV; from the coding sequence ATGGAAAAAGGGAGCGTTAGATTGGCAGAGCATAAGATAGATTTTAGACGAGAAAATGGGCTTCCTGTCGTTTTGACAACTGTTGATAAACTTGTGCAATGGGGCAGAAGCAACTCGCTTTGGGCGATGACTTACGGATTAGCATGTTGTGCGATAGAGATGATGGCAAGCGGGGCTAGTAGATACGATTTTGACAGATTTGGAACAATTTTTAGAGCTAGTCCAAAGCAAAGCGAAGTTATGATAATTTCAGGAACGCTAACAAAAAAACATGCCGAATTTGCTAGGCGACTTTATGATGCGATGCCTGAGCCAAAATGGGTTATCAGTATGGGAAGTTGCGCTAATACAGGCGGTATGTTTAATACTTATTCAGTCGTGCAGGGTTGCGATAGAGTAATCCCTGTGGATATTTATCTGCCCGGCTGTGCGCCAAGGCCTGAGACTTTGCAATATGCGCTTATGATTTTGCAGAAAAAAATAAGAAGCGAAAAAGCAAATCGCAAACAAAAAGCAAAAAGGCTTGTGTGA
- a CDS encoding NADH-quinone oxidoreductase subunit C, which yields MRKYNPKGDKSKQNYYKDRFFVNKSTTKFGVLGTKFESEIERLAKFGVEILNSYVEFDNLVVYIKKNDNLKALKIFKDLGYEILCELSGVDLTEKQNGIEVFYQILNTNEAKRARIKCLVENKTFLQSVSEIYKSANWAERELYDMMGVWIENHPNLARILMPDDWHGHPLLKSYPLQGDEFAHWYEIDKIFGKARRDEFGEENRNPSFIDSKDTFNFSRIYHECEFGGEIPNDAISQEYQEKDGVPFVKELKKDKFKLIKKRK from the coding sequence ATGAGAAAATATAATCCAAAAGGCGATAAATCAAAGCAAAATTATTACAAAGATAGATTTTTTGTAAATAAATCAACGACTAAATTTGGAGTATTAGGCACTAAATTTGAAAGCGAAATAGAAAGATTAGCCAAATTTGGCGTTGAAATTTTAAATTCGTATGTAGAATTTGACAATTTAGTTGTTTATATCAAAAAAAATGATAATTTAAAAGCATTAAAAATTTTTAAAGATTTAGGTTATGAAATTTTGTGCGAGTTAAGCGGTGTTGATTTGACAGAAAAACAAAACGGAATCGAAGTTTTTTACCAAATTTTAAACACAAACGAAGCCAAAAGAGCAAGAATCAAATGTTTAGTTGAAAATAAAACATTTTTGCAAAGTGTGAGCGAAATTTACAAAAGTGCAAACTGGGCTGAGCGAGAGCTATATGATATGATGGGTGTTTGGATTGAAAATCACCCAAATTTGGCAAGAATTCTAATGCCAGATGATTGGCACGGACACCCACTTTTAAAATCTTATCCACTGCAAGGAGACGAATTTGCACACTGGTATGAGATAGATAAAATTTTTGGCAAAGCTAGAAGAGATGAATTCGGCGAAGAAAATCGCAATCCTAGTTTCATCGATAGCAAAGATACATTTAATTTTTCAAGAATTTATCACGAGTGCGAATTTGGCGGAGAAATTCCAAATGACGCAATTTCGCAAGAGTATCAAGAAAAAGACGGTGTGCCTTTTGTAAAAGAGCTAAAAAAAGATAAATTTAAACTAATCAAAAAGAGAAAATAA
- the nuoD gene encoding NADH dehydrogenase (quinone) subunit D, translating into MQKATILRPSFENIEFEKIGSNMILNFGPQHPSAHGQLKLVLEMDGELIVRARPQIGYLHRGIEKMAENMIYNEFVPVTDRVDYIASAANNYGFCASVEKLCGIEVPRRAQIIRVIILELARIASHLLFLGTHALDIGAMSVFLYCFREREYILDLIEKYSGARLTHNNIKIGGVFVDLPDGWLEEMLAFCDKFPNDLKDYEDLLDQNRIWLARTQGVGILSKEQALSCGCSGVMLRASGVKWDIRKEEPYLIYDELDFDVPYASAGDCYARYKCYMQEMRECLKILTQCAGLYKFSDSQILANNPEFVSASKEQLMTQNYSLMQHFVLVTQGLKPPVGEIYHASESPKGELGFFIRSEGESRPYRLKIRTPSFFHCAVLEEILPGHYLADAVAIIGSTNIIFGEVDR; encoded by the coding sequence ATGCAAAAAGCGACTATTTTAAGACCAAGTTTTGAAAATATCGAATTTGAAAAAATCGGTTCAAATATGATTTTAAATTTTGGTCCCCAACACCCATCGGCTCACGGTCAGCTAAAACTTGTACTTGAAATGGACGGCGAGTTAATCGTTCGAGCTAGACCGCAAATCGGCTATTTGCACCGTGGTATCGAAAAAATGGCTGAAAATATGATTTATAACGAATTCGTCCCGGTTACCGATAGGGTTGATTATATCGCAAGTGCGGCAAATAACTACGGCTTTTGTGCCAGTGTTGAAAAGCTTTGCGGTATCGAAGTGCCGCGACGCGCACAAATCATAAGAGTAATCATACTTGAACTTGCAAGGATTGCTTCGCATTTGCTATTTTTAGGCACTCATGCACTTGACATTGGTGCTATGAGCGTATTTTTGTATTGTTTTAGAGAAAGAGAATACATACTTGATTTAATCGAAAAATATAGCGGAGCAAGGCTAACGCACAACAATATCAAAATCGGCGGCGTTTTTGTTGATTTGCCTGATGGTTGGTTAGAAGAGATGCTAGCGTTTTGCGATAAATTTCCAAACGATTTGAAAGATTATGAAGATTTATTGGATCAAAACCGAATTTGGCTCGCTAGAACGCAAGGCGTTGGAATTTTAAGCAAAGAACAGGCTTTAAGCTGCGGTTGTAGCGGTGTTATGCTAAGAGCAAGTGGCGTTAAATGGGACATACGAAAAGAAGAGCCATATCTTATCTATGATGAACTTGACTTTGATGTGCCTTATGCGAGTGCGGGTGATTGCTACGCTAGATATAAATGCTATATGCAAGAAATGCGAGAGTGTTTGAAAATTTTAACCCAATGTGCAGGGCTTTATAAATTTAGCGATTCGCAAATTTTGGCAAATAATCCTGAGTTTGTAAGTGCTTCAAAAGAGCAGTTGATGACGCAAAATTACTCGCTTATGCAACATTTTGTATTAGTTACGCAAGGGCTAAAACCGCCTGTTGGCGAGATTTATCATGCAAGCGAAAGCCCAAAAGGCGAACTTGGATTTTTTATCCGCTCCGAAGGCGAAAGTCGTCCGTATAGATTAAAAATTCGCACTCCAAGCTTTTTTCATTGTGCGGTTTTAGAAGAGATTTTGCCGGGACATTATTTGGCAGATGCAGTTGCTATAATCGGTAGCACAAATATTATTTTTGGCGAGGTTGATAGATGA
- a CDS encoding NADH-ubiquinone oxidoreductase subunit E family protein yields MKRYDLRRLKGDFLNRMGEIIKNSNQGDVMIFLFEIGDFSGVQKSANLVDGLNSTLLNSLRYNQVDWSIVVKKGRI; encoded by the coding sequence ATGAAAAGATACGATTTACGCCGTTTAAAAGGTGATTTTCTAAATCGCATGGGAGAGATAATAAAAAATTCAAATCAAGGCGATGTGATGATTTTTTTATTTGAAATCGGCGATTTCAGCGGAGTTCAAAAAAGCGCAAATTTAGTTGATGGGCTAAATTCCACGCTTTTAAATTCACTTAGATACAATCAAGTTGATTGGAGTATAGTCGTAAAGAAAGGACGAATATGA